The following coding sequences lie in one Kribbella sp. NBC_00709 genomic window:
- a CDS encoding PucR family transcriptional regulator yields the protein MLLAELLDAPELGLRLLHSAGGVLDRPIGRLVTTDLLEPGRYLNGGEVVLTGLVWRRRPMDSEVFVASMAGRGATTILAGKAQLGDVPADLLDACQRHEVTLIEVPVEIAFADVTEYVAAAGSAETGARLSASLVRQRQLLSSIAAGRSLDELAARISAEIGHDCRVLTPTGRHVVPGPGELDPDAIDAVTRKFLTADRTPAVAMTIDASYSLFPVGSGLGNRLTAWVVVIEGDHNEWSRDHVEAVHELCAIAALDRARRDEGRRALRPLVADALAMVESGAAQAEVAARLKQAGAPSERPMVIAVAELRDDGPGEVALSLLEDVALTVGPAVVAPARDGLLVGFLPSTPGLPEHLRRAFGRLAPGLNRGRLAVGISGETSVDALAGALEEARFAQRAAGAGRAPVSVVTSDEVASHVLLLATLPDDVRRTYTNRVLGAVLEHDRRTHADLLTTLQAFLACSCSWTRTAESLHLHVNTVRYRIERVEQLTGRDLSTLEDRVDVFLALKSL from the coding sequence GTGCTGCTGGCCGAGTTGCTGGACGCGCCCGAGCTCGGGTTGCGGTTGCTGCATTCCGCGGGCGGAGTGCTGGATCGGCCGATCGGGCGGCTGGTCACCACCGACCTGCTGGAGCCGGGGCGGTACCTGAACGGCGGCGAGGTGGTGTTGACCGGGCTGGTCTGGCGGCGGCGGCCGATGGACAGCGAGGTGTTCGTGGCCTCGATGGCCGGTCGAGGGGCGACCACGATCCTGGCCGGGAAGGCGCAGCTGGGTGATGTTCCGGCGGACCTGCTCGACGCATGTCAACGGCACGAGGTCACGTTGATCGAGGTGCCGGTCGAGATCGCGTTCGCGGACGTGACGGAGTACGTCGCAGCGGCGGGATCCGCCGAGACCGGGGCCCGGCTGTCGGCGAGTCTGGTCCGCCAGCGGCAGCTGTTGTCGTCGATCGCGGCCGGTCGCAGCCTCGACGAGCTGGCGGCCCGGATCTCAGCGGAGATCGGGCACGACTGTCGCGTGCTGACCCCGACCGGGCGCCACGTCGTACCGGGGCCGGGTGAGCTCGATCCCGATGCGATCGACGCGGTGACCCGCAAGTTCCTGACCGCGGATCGCACGCCTGCGGTGGCGATGACGATCGATGCGTCGTACAGCCTGTTCCCGGTCGGATCCGGGCTGGGGAACCGCCTGACGGCCTGGGTCGTGGTGATCGAGGGCGATCACAACGAATGGTCCCGCGACCACGTCGAGGCGGTGCACGAACTGTGCGCGATCGCCGCGCTGGACCGCGCCCGCCGAGACGAGGGCAGGCGGGCGCTCCGGCCGTTGGTCGCGGACGCGCTCGCGATGGTGGAGTCCGGCGCCGCCCAGGCCGAGGTCGCGGCGAGGCTGAAGCAGGCAGGAGCGCCTTCGGAGCGACCGATGGTCATCGCCGTCGCAGAGCTCCGCGACGACGGGCCGGGTGAGGTCGCGCTGAGCCTGCTCGAGGACGTCGCGTTGACGGTCGGCCCAGCGGTCGTCGCGCCCGCACGCGACGGTCTGCTGGTCGGCTTCCTTCCCTCCACGCCCGGCCTGCCTGAGCACCTGCGACGAGCCTTCGGCCGGCTCGCCCCGGGCCTGAACCGCGGGCGTCTGGCAGTCGGCATCAGCGGCGAGACGTCAGTCGACGCACTCGCCGGTGCACTGGAAGAAGCACGCTTCGCGCAGCGTGCAGCCGGCGCCGGCCGCGCGCCGGTGTCGGTGGTCACCTCGGACGAGGTCGCGTCCCACGTCCTCTTGCTCGCCACACTGCCCGACGACGTACGGCGGACGTACACCAACCGCGTCCTCGGAGCGGTCCTCGAGCACGACCGCCGTACCCATGCCGACCTGCTCACCACGCTCCAGGCGTTCCTCGCCTGCTCGTGTTCCTGGACCCGTACGGCGGAGTCGCTGCACCTGCACGTGAACACCGTTCGCTATCGGATCGAACGCGTTGAGCAACTGACCGGACGCGATCTGTCGACCCTCGAGGACCGGGTCGACGTGTTTCTCGCGCTCAAATCGCTCTAG